A stretch of Salvelinus sp. IW2-2015 unplaced genomic scaffold, ASM291031v2 Un_scaffold2533, whole genome shotgun sequence DNA encodes these proteins:
- the LOC112074198 gene encoding collagen alpha-1(XVI) chain-like: protein MVYCDASLAIQESCCEIPGARCPPDAPKSRRAAENDLEQPVLAFNQEILGSQGLAEKCAGCVLLNDDLNLASVGHTGQHRMKGEKGDRGSDCSESGNKVSVLSK from the exons ATGGTGTATTGTGACGCCTCCCTGGCCATTCAGGAGTCCTGCTGTGAGATACCTGGTGCTAGG tgccCCCCTGACGCCCCCAAGAGTCGTCGCGCTGCCGAGAATGACCTAGAGCAGCCGGTCCTTGCCTTTAACCAG gaaatCCTTGGATCCCAGGGTCTGGCAGAAAAG tgTGCTGGTTGTGTTCTTCTCAACGATGACCTAAAT ctGGCCTCAGTTGGACACACTGGACAGCACAGaatgaagggagagaagggagatcgG GGTTCAGACTGCAGTGAATCTGGTAACAAGGTAAGTGTCTTGTCCAAGTGA